One Pseudomonas brassicacearum genomic region harbors:
- a CDS encoding beta-ketoacyl synthase chain length factor: MNFVINFNIAQWRAWAPGLESVDDWQAWSRQPVVLAASDAAPDVSFLPAMQRRRLSRLARMAFSVGWPLAEGRPNLPLVFISRHGETPRTFEILKDLAADQPLSPTQFSLSVHNAVIGLWSIMRGETSEMTALAATGDGLEHGVLEAAALLNEGAPAVLLVITEEQPPQVYAPWVNDVPFPYAVGLLLTPGDDWRLDLAAQAGQMPGSDWPHALDLLRTLLDNKSTCQHAWKNRVWTWQHSR; the protein is encoded by the coding sequence ATGAATTTTGTGATCAATTTCAATATCGCCCAATGGCGCGCGTGGGCCCCGGGGCTCGAAAGCGTGGACGATTGGCAGGCGTGGAGCCGACAGCCGGTCGTGCTAGCCGCCAGCGATGCCGCCCCTGACGTATCGTTTCTGCCAGCCATGCAGCGTCGGCGCCTCAGCCGTCTGGCGCGGATGGCCTTCAGTGTCGGCTGGCCGCTGGCCGAGGGGCGTCCCAACCTACCGTTGGTCTTTATTTCCCGCCACGGCGAAACCCCGCGCACTTTCGAGATTCTCAAGGACCTGGCGGCCGACCAACCTTTGTCGCCCACCCAGTTCAGCCTGTCGGTGCACAACGCGGTGATCGGCCTGTGGTCGATCATGCGCGGCGAAACCAGCGAGATGACCGCCCTGGCCGCCACGGGTGACGGGCTGGAACATGGCGTGCTGGAAGCCGCCGCGCTGTTGAACGAAGGCGCACCGGCCGTGCTGCTGGTGATCACCGAAGAACAGCCACCCCAGGTGTATGCCCCCTGGGTCAACGACGTACCGTTTCCCTATGCGGTGGGCCTGCTGCTGACCCCTGGCGACGACTGGCGATTGGACCTGGCTGCCCAGGCCGGTCAAATGCCGGGCAGCGACTGGCCCCATGCCCTGGATTTGTTACGTACGCTGCTGGACAACAAGAGCACCTGCCAACATGCCTGGAAGAATCGTGTATGGACCTGGCAACACAGCCGGTGA
- a CDS encoding GntR family transcriptional regulator → MKAAPAQDPRTASRYAMIHQVLRDAITEGTALQGLVLLEAPLAELFGTSRVPVRKALDLLHEERLIRRFDGRGYLINPLGLDIEPLRLPLSHAHLGLASGEELVDTRPLGERIHEEIGSALLTCITFGHYRLDEQAAAEHYGVSRAVVREALMRLRDRGLLEKEPYSQWLAGPLTAREVTEDYELRACLEPEALRQSAPGLSREQLQAMLERVTQAQQAEHCPEETIQRIEEDLHQHCLSGLQNRKMAALIRQAQSPMIISRIFSRLLGIGADPAMLAEHRLILELLLHGAFDAAALNLKEHLHRARQRMLQRLKVLSVVPEQDLPPYLSKIS, encoded by the coding sequence ATGAAAGCAGCGCCAGCCCAAGACCCACGCACCGCGTCGCGCTACGCGATGATTCATCAGGTATTGCGTGACGCAATCACCGAGGGCACCGCGCTGCAAGGTTTGGTCTTACTGGAAGCGCCGCTGGCCGAGCTGTTCGGCACCAGCCGTGTGCCGGTGCGCAAGGCGCTGGATCTGTTGCACGAAGAGCGGTTGATCCGTCGTTTTGACGGGCGTGGGTACTTGATCAACCCCCTGGGCCTGGATATCGAGCCGCTACGCCTGCCCTTGAGCCATGCCCACCTGGGCCTGGCGAGCGGCGAAGAACTGGTGGACACGCGGCCACTGGGGGAGCGGATCCACGAGGAAATCGGCAGCGCGCTGCTGACCTGCATTACCTTCGGCCACTACCGCCTCGATGAACAAGCCGCCGCCGAGCATTACGGCGTGAGCCGGGCCGTGGTGCGAGAAGCCTTGATGCGCCTGAGGGATCGGGGCCTGCTGGAAAAAGAGCCCTATTCACAATGGCTGGCCGGCCCGCTCACCGCCCGTGAAGTCACCGAAGATTATGAATTGCGCGCCTGCCTGGAGCCCGAGGCGCTACGTCAAAGCGCGCCTGGGCTGAGCCGTGAGCAACTGCAAGCCATGCTGGAACGGGTGACCCAGGCGCAACAGGCTGAGCATTGCCCGGAAGAGACGATCCAGCGTATCGAGGAAGACCTGCACCAGCACTGCCTCAGCGGCCTGCAGAATCGCAAAATGGCAGCACTGATTCGCCAGGCCCAGAGCCCGATGATCATCAGCCGGATTTTTTCCCGACTGCTGGGAATCGGCGCGGACCCCGCCATGCTGGCCGAGCACCGCCTGATTCTGGAACTGCTATTACACGGGGCCTTCGACGCCGCCGCGCTGAACCTCAAGGAGCATTTGCACCGCGCCCGGCAACGCATGCTGCAACGCCTCAAGGTGCTGTCGGTCGTGCCGGAGCAAGACTTGCCACCTTACCTCAGCAAAATCAGCTGA
- a CDS encoding phosphopantetheine-binding protein, with protein sequence MSDLHRDIKKLIIDALGLEDISIDDIGDHQTLFGEGLGLDSVDALELGLAIQKEYGIKIDADAKDTRNHFSNVASLAAFVTAKSVA encoded by the coding sequence ATGAGCGATCTGCACCGTGACATCAAAAAGCTGATCATCGACGCCCTGGGCCTTGAGGACATCAGCATCGACGACATCGGCGACCACCAGACCCTGTTCGGCGAAGGCCTGGGCCTGGACTCGGTGGATGCCCTGGAACTTGGCCTGGCGATCCAGAAGGAGTACGGCATCAAGATCGATGCCGACGCCAAGGACACCCGTAACCACTTCAGCAATGTGGCAAGCCTTGCGGCCTTCGTCACTGCAAAAAGCGTAGCCTGA
- a CDS encoding lysophospholipid acyltransferase family protein, giving the protein MDLATQPVTGKYRDAYYWRLLATAASFALFGLGGLCLRLLVFPLLAWLPGDAHAHRQRARRTVGRLFWFFIRFMARTGVLTYQIDGAEKLGRPGQMIIANHPSLIDVVFLIGLVPDANCVVKQSLWDNPFTRGPLRSTQYISNDGSMDMLDAASDALQDGQSLIVFPEGTRTQPGHAPAFHRGAAAIALRGAKILTPVTIKVRPTTLTKAEPWYRIPQRRVHFSFRVGADIDPQAFAALGPPPQASRRLNDFLHHYFIKELAEDERSAP; this is encoded by the coding sequence ATGGACCTGGCAACACAGCCGGTGACCGGTAAATATCGCGACGCCTATTACTGGCGCCTGCTCGCGACCGCCGCAAGCTTCGCCCTGTTCGGGCTGGGCGGGCTGTGTCTGCGGTTGCTGGTGTTTCCGTTACTGGCCTGGCTGCCCGGCGATGCCCATGCCCACCGACAACGGGCCCGTCGCACGGTCGGACGGTTGTTCTGGTTCTTTATCCGGTTCATGGCCCGCACCGGCGTGCTCACTTATCAAATCGATGGCGCCGAAAAACTCGGTCGGCCCGGGCAGATGATCATCGCCAACCACCCGTCGCTGATCGACGTGGTGTTCCTGATCGGGCTAGTGCCCGACGCCAACTGCGTGGTCAAGCAAAGCCTGTGGGATAACCCCTTTACCCGAGGGCCGCTGCGCTCGACCCAATACATTAGTAACGACGGCAGCATGGACATGCTCGACGCCGCCAGCGATGCCCTGCAAGACGGTCAGAGCCTGATCGTGTTCCCCGAAGGGACGCGCACCCAACCAGGCCATGCGCCGGCCTTTCATCGGGGCGCAGCGGCCATCGCCCTGCGCGGTGCGAAAATCCTCACCCCCGTCACCATCAAGGTCCGCCCCACTACCCTGACCAAGGCCGAACCCTGGTATCGCATCCCCCAACGCCGCGTGCACTTCAGTTTTCGCGTGGGGGCCGATATAGATCCACAGGCCTTCGCCGCGCTCGGCCCACCGCCACAGGCCTCGCGCAGGCTCAACGATTTTCTGCACCACTATTTCATCAAGGAGCTCGCCGAAGATGAGCGATCTGCACCGTGA
- a CDS encoding membrane protein: MSRLIGLGLLLAGLLYPFAVYFGMEHFAPWQFGLLLGSLWLARALLGKGGAGSRWMAATAIVFCVLLALFDSPLLLRWYPVLISAFMLGLFALSLKYGPPMVERLARLREPQLPAKAVVYTRQVTVAWSVFFLCNGLLAAVLTLWAPLSWWMLYTGLISYGLMGLLFAIEWLIRQRVRGRP; encoded by the coding sequence ATGAGCCGGCTGATTGGCCTCGGCCTGCTGCTGGCAGGCCTGCTGTACCCCTTTGCGGTGTATTTCGGCATGGAGCATTTTGCCCCGTGGCAGTTCGGGCTGCTGCTGGGTAGCCTGTGGCTGGCCCGGGCATTGCTCGGCAAGGGTGGGGCCGGCAGCCGCTGGATGGCGGCCACGGCGATTGTGTTTTGTGTATTGCTCGCGCTGTTCGACAGCCCTCTCCTGCTGCGTTGGTATCCGGTGCTGATCAGCGCCTTCATGCTCGGGTTGTTCGCCCTGAGCCTGAAGTATGGCCCGCCGATGGTCGAACGCCTGGCCCGTCTGCGCGAACCGCAGCTGCCGGCCAAAGCGGTGGTGTATACCCGCCAGGTCACGGTGGCCTGGAGTGTGTTTTTCCTGTGTAACGGTTTACTCGCCGCCGTCCTGACCCTCTGGGCGCCGCTGAGTTGGTGGATGTTGTACACCGGCCTGATTTCCTACGGATTGATGGGGCTGCTGTTTGCCATTGAATGGCTCATACGACAACGGGTAAGAGGCCGCCCATGA
- a CDS encoding acyl carrier protein — protein sequence MQTRDDIFNTLRDALVELFELEPERVTLESNLYQDLEIDSIDAVDLIDHIKRQTGKKIAAEEFKSVRTVNDVVEAVYRLVQPAA from the coding sequence ATGCAAACTCGTGACGACATTTTCAACACCCTGCGCGATGCTCTGGTCGAGCTTTTCGAACTGGAGCCTGAGCGCGTAACACTGGAATCGAACCTGTACCAGGATCTGGAAATCGACAGCATCGACGCGGTCGACCTGATCGATCACATCAAGCGCCAGACTGGCAAGAAAATCGCTGCCGAAGAATTCAAGTCGGTGCGCACCGTCAATGACGTGGTCGAGGCGGTCTATCGACTGGTCCAACCGGCCGCATGA